A region from the Triticum urartu cultivar G1812 chromosome 1, Tu2.1, whole genome shotgun sequence genome encodes:
- the LOC125531011 gene encoding pentatricopeptide repeat-containing protein At1g15510, chloroplastic — protein sequence MPPPPTARPHPNPPLLLAPLRSPPARHLAPRSRRLSSSTTRVAVSPSPPPPSSATSTTPSDTSAALRALCVHGQLPQALWLLDSSPEPPDEDAYVALFHLCEWRRASDAGMRACEHADAAHPTFGLRLGNAMLSMLVRFGESWHAWGVFAKMPQRDIFSWNIMVGGYGKAGFLEEALDLYHRMLWAGVRPDVYTFPCVLRTCGGVPDLRMGREVHAHVLRFGFGVEVDVLNALVTMYAKCGDVGAARKVFDGMALTDCISWNAMIAGHFENHEREAGLELFLNMLENEVQPNLMTITSVTVASGLLSDLDFAKEMHALAVKRGFATDVAYCNSLIQMYTSLGRMGEACTIFSRMETRDAMSWTAMISGYEKNGFPDKALEMYALMEVNNVSPDDVTVASALAACASLGRVDVGIKLHEIATSKGFIRYIVVANALLEMYAKSKHIDKAIEVFKYMPEKDVISWSSMIAGFCFNHKCFEALFCFRHMLADVKPNSVTFIAALAACAATGSLRYGKEIHAHVLRRGLASEGYVPNALLDLYVKCGQTGYAWAQFSAHGEKDVVSWNIMLAGFVAHGHGDIALSFFDEMLETGEHPDEVTFVALLCGCSRAGMVSQGWELFHRMTEEYSIVPNLKHYACMVDLLSRVGRLTEAYDFINRMPITPDAAVWGALLNGCRIHRHTELGELAAKFVLELEPNDAGYHVLLSDLYADAGKWAEVARVRKTMREKGLEQDYGCSWVEVKGDIHAFLTDDESHPQMKEISAVLHSIYERMKASGFDPVESYSLEDKEVSKDDVLCGHSERLAVAFGLINTTPGTSIFVTKNQYTCHSCHGILRMLSKIVRREITVRDTKEFHHFRDGSCSCGGSG from the coding sequence ATGCCTCCTCCGCCCACGGCCAGGCCGCACCCAAACCCTCCTCTCCTCCTCGCCCCCCTCCGCTCCCCGCCCGCGCGCCACCTGGCCCCGCGGAGTAGGCGCCTCAGCTCCTCCACCACCCGCGTGGCCgtctcgccgtcgccgccgcctccgtcgtCGGCGACCTCCACGACGCCCTCCGACACGAGCGCGGCGCTGCGGGCGCTCTGCGTGCACGGCCAGCTGCCGCAGGCGCTCTGGCTGCTCGACTCCTCCCCGGAGCCGCCCGACGAGGACGCCTACGTGGCGCTCTTCCACCTCTGCGAGTGGCGCCGGGCCTCGGACGCCGGGATGCGCGCCTGCGAGCACGCCGACGCCGCGCACCCCACCTTCGGCCTCCGCCTCGGCAACGCCATGCTCAGCATGCTCGTCCGCTTCGGCGAGTCGTGGCACGCCTGGGGCGTGTTCGCCAAAATGCCCCAGCGGGACATCTTCTCCTGGAACATCATGGTGGGCGGCTACGGCAAGGCCGGGTTCCTGGAGGAGGCGCTGGACCTGTACCACCGGATGCTCTGGGCCGGGGTCAGGCCCGACGTCTACACCTTCCCCTGCGTGCTGCGCACCTGCGGGGGCGTCCCCGACCTGAGGATGGGGAGGGAGGTGCACGCCCATGTCCTGAGGTTCGGGTTCGGGGTCGAGGTCGACGTGCTCAATGCGCTCGTGACCATGTATGCCAAGTGCGGGGACGTCGGGGCAGCACGGAAGGTGTTTGATGGTATGGCCTTGACTGACTGCATCTCGTGGAATGCGATGATCGCTGGGCATTTTGAGAATCATGAGCGGGAGGCGGGGCTGGAGTTGTTCCTTAACATGCTGGAGAATGAGGTGCAGCCGAATCTCATGACGATAACCAGTGTGACTGTTGCGTCCGGATTGCTGTCTGACCTTGATTTTGCAAAGGAAATGCATGCGTTAGCGGTAAAAAGAGGTTTTGCCACTGATGTTGCGTACTGCAACTCTTTGATTCAGATGTATACTAGTCTTGGGAGGATGGGGGAAGCATGCACGATATTCTCAAGAATGGAGACCAGAGATGCCATGTCATGGACAGCCATGATATCAGGGTATGAGAAAAACGGCTTCCCAGACAAAGCTCTTGAAATGTATGCACTGATGGAAGTAAATAATGTAAGTCCTGACGATGTCACTGTGGCAAGCGCTCTTGCTGCCTGTGCTTCCTTAGGGCGAGTAGATGTTGGCATCAAGCTGCATGAGATTGCTACGAGCAAGGGCTTCATCAGGTACATTGTAGTTGCAAATGCACTCCTTGAAATGTATGCAAAGTCCAAGCACATTGATAAAGCTATTGAAGTTTTTAAGTACATGCCTGAAAAGGATGTAATATCATGGAGTTCAATGATCGCGGGCTTTTGCTTTAACCATAAGTGCTTTGAGGCTCTGTTCTGTTTCCGGCATATGCTGGCAGATGTAAAACCCAATTCTGTTACTTTCATTGCTGCTCTTGCTGCTTGTGCTGCTACTGGATCTTTGAGGTATGGTAAAGAGATTCATGCACATGTTTTAAGGCGAGGTCTGGCATCTGAAGGTTATGTACCCAATGCTCTTCTGGACTTGTATGTGAAATGTGGCCAGACAGGCTATGCTTGGGCACAGTTCAGTGCACATGGTGAAAAGGATGTTGTATCATGGAATATCATGCTTGCTGGTTTTGTTGCTCATGGACATGGAGATATTGCTTTATCATTCTTCGATGAGATGTTAGAAACTGGAGAGCATCCGGATGAAGTTACATTTGTTGCTCTATTGTGTGGTTGTAGTAGGGCTGGAATGGTTAGTCAAGGTTGGGAACTTTTTCACCGCATGACTGAGGAATACTCAATTGTTCCAAATCTCAAGCACTATGCATGCATGGTGGATTTACTGAGCCGTGTTGGGAGATTAACAGAAGCTTACGACTTCATAAATAGAATGCCCATCACACCAGATGCTGCTGTATGGGGAGCCTTGTTGAACGGATGTCGGATACACCGGCATACTGAACTTGGGGAGCTTGCTGCCAAATTTGTCCTTGAGTTGGAACCCAATGATGCTGGATATCATGTTCTTTTGTCTGATTTATATGCTGATGCTGGCAAATGGGCTGAAGTGGCTAGAGTGAGAAAAACCATGCGAGAGAAGGGATTGGAGCAAGACTATGGGTGTAGCTGGGTTGAGGTTAAAGGAGATATCCATGCATTTCTTACAGATGATGAATCACACCCGCAGATGAAAGAAATAAGTGCTGTTCTACATAGCATATATGAGCGGATGAAAGCATCTGGTTTTGATCCTGTTGAATCTTATTCTTTAGAAGATAAAGAAGTATCCAAGGATGATGTTTTATGTGGCCACAGTGAAAGACTAGCTGTCGCTTTTGGTCTGATCAATACCACACCTGGCACCTCTATTTTTGTCACAAAGAACCAGTACACTTGCCATAGCTGTCACGGTATACTGAGGATGCTTTCTAAGATTGTTCGCAGAGAGATAACTGTCAGGGACACCAAGGAATTCCACCATTTTAGGGATGGAAGTTGTTCATGCGGAGGTTCAGGCTAA